A stretch of Amblyraja radiata isolate CabotCenter1 chromosome 34, sAmbRad1.1.pri, whole genome shotgun sequence DNA encodes these proteins:
- the LOC116991585 gene encoding UDP-glucuronosyltransferase 2C1-like → MGGLGWKSRSKVTFVLGIIFALSCPITQAARILVVPVDGSHWINMKILMEELNLRGHNMTVLCYSENWYIKERPDLYQTIIVQAQDKVVAPSRKKAMEEVVLMSLDRLQNSHTLWGNIMFQNLMITIMYNFHRLHQNFNMAIFENKTLLNQFENANFDLILTDPIFGTGPMLAYYLKVPLVYNIRWQINGEAHFLTAPSPLSYVPLPGSLLTDKMDFLQRTENVIYSLFQHLISEFFMYPLYNEICHRYLGPDTDIKSILLRADVWLMRVDFVFEFPRPTMPNIVYIGGFQCKPARPLAAEFEEFAQSSGKHGLVVMSLGSIVDSLPMEITMKIAEALSQIPQKVIWRYDGETPPNIGNNTLLAKWIPQNDLLGHPNTRAFVSHGGTNGIYEAIYHGVPVIGMPLLFDQFDNLLKLESRGAAKVINVATMHSTDLLQTLNEVINGAYYGDNMKRLSALHRDQPESPMERAVFWVEYVVRHKGAGHLRSESHQLPWYAYYCVDVMIFLLSVLLLLTVLVVGTLKKLCRIALKKKQKIH, encoded by the coding sequence ATGGGTGGTCTTGGATGGAAAAGCAgatcaaaggtcacatttgttctCGGTATCATCTTCGCCCTGTCTTGTCCAATTACCCAAGCAGCTAGAATATTGGTCGTGCCTGTTGATGGAAGTCACTGGATCAATATGAAAATTCTAATGGAAGAGCTGAACCTTCGTGGCCACAACATGACTGTGCTTTGTTACTCCGAAAACTGGTACATCAAAGAGAGACCCGATCTGTATCAAACCATCATAGTTCAAGCACAAGATAAAGTTGTAGCACCTTCAAGGAAAAAGGCGATGGAAGAAGTTGTGCTAATGTCACTGGACAGGTTACAGAATAGTCACACACTATGGGGCAACATAATGTTCCAAAATCTAATGATTACAATTATGTACAATTTCCATAGACTACATCAAAATTTCAACATGGCGATCTTTGAAAACAAAACCTTGTTGAAtcaatttgaaaatgcaaactttGACCTAATACTCACAGATCCTATATTTGGCACTGGGCCAATGCTTGCGTATTATTTAAAAGTGCCGCTGGTGTACAACATTCGATGGCAGATCAATGGGGAAGCCCATTTTCTCACTGCCCCGTCACCACTTTCCTACGTCCCACTTCCTGGCTCACTACTCACAGACAAAATGGATTTTCTCCAAAGAACAGAAAATGTAATTTACAGTCTCTTTCAACACTTGATTTCTGAATTTTTTATGTACCCACTTTATAATGAAATCTGCCATCGGTATCTGGGACCAGACACAGACATCAAGTCGATTCTCCTCAGAGCTGATGTGTGGCTGATGAGGGTGGATTTTGTGTTTGAATTCCCAAGACCCACCATGCCAAACATTGTGTACATCGGAGGcttccagtgtaaaccagcacggcCTCTGGCGGCAGAGTTTGAGGAGTTTGCCCAAAGCTCAGGGAAACATGGACTTGTTGTAATGTCATTGGGTTCAATTGTCGACTCTTTACCAATGGAGATTACAATGAAAATAGCAGAAGCTTTATCTCAAATCCCCCAGAAGGTCATCTGGAGATATGATGGTGAGACCCCTCCCAATATAGGGAATAATACACTGCTGGCAAAATGGATCCCTCAGAATGATCTGCTGGGTCACCCCAACACACGAGCCTTTGTTTCACACGGAGGCACCAATGGGATTTATGAAGCCATCTACCATGGGGTGCCAGTGATCGGCATGCCTCTGCTCTTTGACCAGTTTGACAATTTACTCAAGCTCGAATCCCGAGGAGCAGCAAAAGTGATCAACGTTGCAACCATGCACTCCACAGATCTGTTGCAGACACTCAACGAGGTGATAAACGGCGCATATTATGGGGACAACATGAAGAGACTCTCCGCTCTCCATCGGGACCAGCCAGAGTCGCCAATGGAGAGAGCCGTGTTCTGGGTTGAGTACGTTGTCCGACACAAAGGAGCGGGGCATTTGCGCTCAGaatcccatcaactcccctgGTACGCTTACTATTGTGTAGATGTGATGATCTTTCTGTTGTCTGTGTTACTCCTGCTCACTGTGCTGGTGGTTGGAACACTGAAGAAACTTTGTCGTATTGCACTGAAGAAAAAACAAAAAATTCATTAA